GCTGATATGCCTTGTTCGGCCATATAATCGAGTAATGTGGAATTTTCCGCCTGCGAAATTTTAGACAATAGAATATCGTTATCGACTTTCATCGAATCCTCATAAGTTGTGAATGGAGTAGACATTAGGAAGAAAGGAAGCGATTGGTCGCTTTATAATTTATTGGGGCTTTGTTCGCGTTCACGTAAGAAACGCATAACGTCAGAACGCCAATAGCGTATCCAACGGCCAACTTTGACGTATCTAAGGTTGTGGCGCTTCGTGCAGCGCCAAACGGCTAGGGAACCAACATTCAAAGGTTTTGTGCCACCTAAAATAGCGGCGACAGTAGGCGGGTCTAATAAAACATCATTTTCTTGCGGCGGTGTAATCAATTTTATCTCCTGTGTAAAACCGCTTTTCCGATTCCTTCGAATCAAGCGGGGCGCGCTTTATACATGAAAAAAAGCTTGCTTGCAGCAAATGACGTGGCGAATAATGCCGGATAAGGTAAAATCATAACCTCGTATGCTGTCCGGTTATTTTATTTAAACATGGTACGAGCGCTTGCACTTTTTTGGCCAAGATTATAATATGAACTATCCCGCATTAATGCATTTTTGGGGCATCGGTGGGGGCATCTTTCAGAAAGTGAAAATAAAAATCCTGTATTATCAAAGGTAAAGGACTTTAAATGAGCAGCCGTTCGGCAGCACCAGTATATTCCTATCACGGATTATCTAGGCTTAATTCACACCATCAAAATCCAATAATTACAGCGTTTTGTGATATAAACGCGCTAGTCATTCATTCCTATAATCATCCGGCATTAACCCGAAAAAGGGGCATTTATGGGGGCATCGTAACGCTTTTCATAATACGATGCCCCAATTTAATCCCCAACCAACTGACAACAAAGGAGAAAAACCATGTCACTTTCTGACATGCAATGTCGTGCTGCCAAACCTCAAACCAAACCATACAAATTATTCGATAGTGATGGGCTTTACCTGGAAGTTCTGCCTTCCGGTGTAAAGTCCTGGCGCTTGAAATATAGTATTCATGAAAAAGAAAAGCGCATGGCACTTGGTATTTATCCAAACGTACCATTGATCGAAGCGCGACAAAAGAAAACAGAAGCAAAGGCACTTGTGGAGCAGGGCCTTGATCCCATTCTTGTGAGAATAGAACAAAAGCAAATTGCAGCCTTAGCGCAAGCCGACACATTCGAGAAAATGGCCCTGGAATGGTATGAAAAGCAAATAGATAACTGGAAGTCATCATATGCGGAAAAAATGAAGCACTATTTGGAAAGATATATCTTTCACAAAATCGGGGGTTTCCCTTTGCATGCCATCAAGCCGCTCATGATGTTGAATTGTCTACAAGAGATTGAGAAAACTAATCCTGACATGTCACGACGTTTAAAAGGAGCCTGTAGTCAAATTTTCAAATATGCCATTGCCACCGGACGAGGAGAGAATGATCCAACTTACGGCCTGGAAGTCGCTTTTAAAAAATTCAAAAAAGGTCATTATGCATCCATCACAGTTGACGAATTTCCTGATTTTATCGTCAAGTTGTACGATTACCGGGATCGCATTAACCGAAAAACCTTCCTTGCTTTACGCTTAATGCTTTTGACATTCGTGCGCACACAAGAGCTAATCCACGCTAAAAAGACTGAATTTGACCTTATAAACAAAAAATGGGTAATTCCTGGCGAACGAATGAAAAGGGGCCTACCGCATATAGTTCCGCTATCACGACAGGCAGTGGAGATTGTAAAGGAGCTAATAACACTTAGTGGTTACAGGGAATATTTGCTACCTGGTTACTTTAAGCCTCGTGAACCCATGTGCAACCACACTTTACTCATGGCAATCAAACGGATGGGATATAAAGGCCGTATGACCGGGCATGGGTTCCGTTCACTGGCTTTGGGTATTTTAAAAGAAAAATTGCATTACTCACATGATGTGGCTGATCGGCAATTAGCACACGTTCCTAAAAGCAGTGTAGACCGGGCTTATGACCGGGCACAATTCCTGCCACAGCGTATTGAAATGATGCAGAATTATGCTGATTATATTGATAAGACTTACCTGGAAGAATTGGCAAGACAAATGAGCAAAACCTAAAAGCCATCTTTTAAAAACAGAATAAAAAGACAAGCAAAGTTAGCGGCTATTCAGCCTTTGTGCATAGCCGCTCTCTTTGTTTGTCATCATCGGCAGAGTAAAGCCCATCAGCCAAAAGACTGCGGCATAAACACAGGTCCAACACACAGGATCTAGCTTTTATTCCGTTTCCTTTTGGCTTGTACTATAGCCGCTGCGGTCATGCTTTCTTTTTTTCCTTTTTCTTTTAAAAGATTGTTGAGTGAGTCGCGTGATCCAAGCGGAATCTACTTCTTTTCCACATGCTTCTGAATTTCTTCAGCAATTAATTCGATAGCATGCGTGCTGAGCGGTTTGCCGTCGATTTGTGTCCAAGTGCCAGGGCGGTGTTTCAAACCTTTTCCACGGAATAGTGGTCGATTGGATTCCAATACAATATCACCATTCCGGGCGGTTATTTTGTACCGCTCGAAACGCTCATCAATATAAAGTTGCTCCACAGAAAGCCGAATTTTCTTTTTGTGGTATTCTATCGTAATCGGGAATGTCATAGACAGTCTGCAATTTACGCCAGTATGCGACACCCAAGTCATAAGCCCTGGTCACTCGTTCGAATAATGACGTAGGGCGTGGTCAGTAAGCAGGCCATGAGTTTTCCGGGTCCAACTCATGAGGAGCAAATGGCAAAGCCACGGGCACAATCAGTAACATTCCATTGATCGCAACGATCTGTATACTATCGCCTATCTGAAATCCAACTTTCTCCAACCATTTTCCTGAAAGCCGGATAGAGGCTGCGGATTTGTAATTGTGCCGTGAAGTGAGATAGTGCACTTCAGAGACTTTGAGCGTCCGAATACACGTCTCATCGTATTTATTCATATACTGGGAAATATTCGTCACATCGCCCAAAGCATCTTCCATTTTCTCAAACAGTTTTTTAGCGCGTTTGATTGACCTTTCTTCCGCGCCATCCATTTTATAATCCACATATAAGTCCGGCACTTTTGTGATAGTGTCGCATTTTTTGCTTGTCCGAATGCGTGGAACTGTTTTCTTTATAACGGGTTTACAGGGTGCAATTTGAATAGGCTCACTTGGGGCAATAGAGTTATTATTTTCGATCAGGCCGCAGGCGTCCATCTCCAATAAACTACTAAATTCTGTATAACCGATGGCATCTTCCATGTCTTCCGCTTCACGCCCGATCAAACGTTTCGGATAGGAAAACCATACTTTGCCGTCGTCTTCTTCCTCGCTTTCAAAAATCAACGTGTCGCCTTTATCGAGTTGAACAGGAATATTACCGCCGTGTGTAGGGATATAGAATAATAGACTGTCTTTATCGTCTCCTTTCAAAACGGTGTAGAGGCGTTCTGGCTCAGGATATGAGTAATAAAGCGTTGCGCGGTCCTCGGCATAATCGATACGATAGGTGCCGTTTTCCTGCAAAATTTTATCGACGTGCTTAAATAGTTCTTCTTTTGTCGTGAATTGTTCAACATGCTCTTGCATTGGGTACATAATTTAAAATGAATGAATGGCGTTATCACGCTACGAAACTTTTTCAATCAAGCCTTCATCAAGCATATCTTGTAAAGTGCCATACTCGGTAAATCCTATGGCCCAATCACTGTTCATTTCTTGTCCGTCCATCGGCATAGTAGTGCAAGTAAACCAAACTGTATCGTCGATCTCTGTGACAAAGACCAAGATATCACCTGCATCAAGAGTTAATTCGTCGGCATAACCGGATATTTCTTCAACATCGCTTTCATAGGGTAAGTGATTAAAGATAAAATCACCCTCTATTTCTTCTTCATCTTCTTCATCCGGTCCTTTTACAACCCTGTATACTTTGTCAACATCAAGCCAATAGTTCAGCGTATAGCCGCCTTTTTCTTTTTCAGCCGCATAGAGGCCGTTCTGCTCAAAGACTTCATGAATGCGTTTAAAGAGGCTCCATTTTGTTTTATGGTGCTCCGTAAAATGTGCCATTGGTTTTAAATGAATGTTTTTAGATACGCTTTCAACTCCCGAAAACCTGATTTCAACAGGTGGTCTACGGTTTCAATCGGAATATTGAGAGCGCTGGCAATCCTCGCTTTGCAATAACCCTGGTCATACATCAATTCTATAACATGCCTTTGCGAAACGTTCATGGTCGATAATTTACGCCGCAAACAGAGTGACAAGCGTTCCAATTCATCCGCAGACGGCCAGCGGTTGAGTTGTTTTAAGGCAACCATTGCAAGTTGATGCATCATATGGAGCAACCAGGAGAATAGTTGTTGTTGGCGTTGATCGTAAGATTGATGAACAATTTGCCAGACAGCGGAAAACCCATCTTCCAGGATATGACTTGCATTCTCTTTGTCGGTTTCAACCAAGTCAATCAAACTACCATGTAACGCAGGCGAAAACGTGTCATGCACGAACTCAAACGCCTTACAATTATTGGCACACAGCAGATCAATCAATAGCTGTTCATTGATGTGTAATTTCTTGTTCATCGCTCACGTTTTCGTCATTCACTTCGGTTTTCTTCTTCCATACGCTGTCCAGAAACAATTCTTTATGAATAAACATGAATTGTCGAAAGTGTTCGATTTCGGATTGCTGTTGTTGCACCACCGCATTGCGCGTTAACAGTAATTCCAACTGCCGCGACGATTCAAGGAAATACTCTTGATGTATGTTATAGACGGCGGCGAGTTGGTAAGCCTGTTCTGGCGTCATAGCGACGAGGCTCGTTTCTAGTTCAATATAGTCCTGTGGCGTCATGCCGAGCTTGTCGGCAATTTGTTTCTTGTTGTAGCCGTGCGTTTCTCGAAGCACTTGCATGAGAACGTTTTTCATTGCGAAGGAGTTTTGGTGAGGAATAAAAAGTTTTCAGCGCAGCTAATCAGAACAGTAAAACCGTACAACAAATATAATTTGTTGGGATGAAAACTAACGTCTACTTACCAACGCAAACAAGCGTTTTTACAATATGGCGCAATCGATAACCCGTTCAAAATCAGCTCTTGACCTCGATCAAATAAACTGGATTTTGACGAATTATGTTGTAAGATAAACGTTGGCCTATCCATCAATGCCAACAAAGCGTTTTACACATGAAGATTCCCGCTGTCGAGTACCACCGCGTATCTCGTGAACGGCAAAGTGAAGAAGGTTATGGCCTGGATGCTTCAAAAGCAGACATCCATAGCTTTTTAATGTCGCATGACAAATATGAAGTTCATAAAGTGTTTGTAGAGGTTGAATGTGGCGACAGAAACAACCGACCAGAGCTTGCAAAGGCACTCAATTATTGCAAAAGACACAAAGCAGTTTTATTGGTGGCAAAACTTGACCGCCTGAGCCGCCGTGTGTCCATGATTTCAACACTCTTGGAAAGCAACATTCAGTTTTGGGTGGTGGCTTATCCGACGATCAACCCAAAGGAAAACCCGTTTTTCTTTCAAATGTTAGCGATAGCGGCAGAGCTTGAGTTAAAGCATTTGCGCGAACGAACAAAAGCGGGCCTGGCTGTTGCCAAAAGCAAAGGCGTGGTTTTGGGTTGCAATGGAAAAGTTCTGGCTGAAAAAAACAAAAAAGCCGCAGACGACTTTGCGCTACACATGTCACCAGAACTCCTGAAAGCAAAAGCGGAAGGGCTGAGTTTAAGGGCCACAGCGGAAAACTGGAATTATCGGCATATCCCGACAGCCAGGGGCAATGGGTGCCAATGGGATGCAACAACCGTGTATCATCTGTCAAAACGAATAGAACGAATTTCTAACAATCAAACTGTTTAATTTATGAAGCACACATGTTGGTATTTGGTATTATTCATATCCACGTTTCTGATCGCTTGTGACAAGGCGAAGGACGATAGCGACGATTCCGATTCCGGCAGAAATGGCAACGGCAAAGTGGAACTTATCGACATCCATCCTTACAAATTCGCAACTGGATATGATACCACAGGGAATTATATCGCTGATTATTCGTTTAGCGGCATTGCAGGTTACACGGCCACGAATAATCCCGCCGAGCAAAAATATTACCTGAAATACATTGGTGAAATGCCTTTACTCGGCTCAGATACTATTGATTGGAACTCGGGCTCCATCATGCAATTTCACATCAACAGCCAACTAAAGGGTAAACCAATCTTTGAGGTGTATAACGTTTCCGACGATAAATTGGTGAAAACGATCACGGCATCGCAGGACAGTTGCAAGATCATGGCGACATACAGTGTGTGGGAAAATTGGTCTGTCACTCCGGCTCAACTCCGAAAAGCTTACCATTATTATATGACCGTCAAGCAAACGCCGAACATCAAATATCGCTAACCCGCTTTTCATTTTCACAAGGATCTAAAACGACTTACTTACCCGCTTTTATACCGTGCCCTTTTATCATCAGTCTTTTAAGATAACCGCCCACGCCAGGGCGGTTTTTTGTTTGCCAAATAACGGCTTAAAAATTACAGCGTTGCATTGACTTCTTTATCTACCTAGCAAGTAGATATAAATGGAGGAATAAAATTATAACTGTCAGTTAAAAATTTATTTTTTTATTTTAAATTTCCTATTACCTTTATACAACAAAACTGGGACTTCAAGAGCAGTAAATAATTGCTCATCGATAATAGACTTTTCCATTAAACCAACCTGAAAAACAATTAAATGATTAATTGTTTTAAAAACAGGGGTCATGAACTATGGAAGTTTCATTAGTAAAGTTAATTGAAGAAATTAACGCGTTACTTGAATCTAGATCATTGCCTCCGGAAAGCAGAGAAATCTTTGTTAGCGCAAAAAATCACGCAGAAAAGGCCTTAGAAGCTCGCGAATTATTAGACGAAGCCAAGTTTGCAATTCTAGTTCTGGAATTAATTAAGGTTTTAAGCGGGTTTTTTATGAACTAACAAAGACATTAAATCCACGGTTGTTATTAATGAGGTCAATAAAAGACTTTTAATAACAACTCTGGATTTTCTGCATTTTAAACAACTCTTGGCTTTTAATACCATTTTATGAACTCCATCGGACAAACAATCGAAACCTTAAGAAGAAAGAAAAGGATGAAACAAGGAGAGTTAGCTCAGAAGGCTAATATAACTCAATCATATCTTTCTATGATTGAAAGTGACAAAGCTGAGGCCAGCACTTCAACTCTTTCAGCTATAGCTGAAGTATTAGGAGTTCCTTACCAATTGTTGGTTATGGCCTCCCTCTCGGTTACTCAAATTTCTGAAGATAAGAAAGAGACATACTACAAGGTGGTCCCTTTAATTCAAGAAATGATTGACTCCTATTTTCTTAAAAAAGAAAACTAATAACAAACTTCCGCCACTCTATTGCTTTTGGGAATGTAATTAATTAGAGCTCAACATTAACTCGTTTGTATCGTTAATGATGTCGTCATATTTCTTAACATCATCGTTAAGGAAACATCGTTCTGATATTCCATCCCCGATTTGAATGAGCTTTGCATTATTTTGGAAGTGGTCTTTATTATATTTAGCTGCATTACTTTTCTGGTTTTTAGTTTGGGCTATAGACAAAATGGTTTGTGTATCTTTTGGTTTGTTTTTTGAAATAAAATCTAAAATGACACTTCGATTTTCTTCATCTAAATCTTCCTTAAAGATGGCATCAAGCATAAATGGCAATCTGTGTATATCAGCGGTATCGCTTATGACTCTGTTAAAGGCAAAATGGTAGGCCATTACTGTTTTATGAAGCTCTACTCCTTGCGAGGGAAATGTATTAATTTCATAAATTTTAGTATGGCGATCTTCAATCAATTTTTTTATGCCTAATTGAGATAAGTATTGCTGAAAAATGGTCGAAAACACATTGGTTTGCGCCACTCTCGTCTTTGCAATCTCTTGATCAGACTTATACTTTTTAAGATCCTCTTTTATCTCTGAGGCGTTCAATGTTAACTCGCCAATTTTATTACTTAAGTTTGCAAGCAGTTCCGTGTTTGCTTTATTCTTAAGCCACTTCTCAAATGTAACTTCGTTATGGACGTATTTATTTAATGTAGAATAGTCTTTAGAGATATTATCTCGTTTTACTTTTATTGAAATCTGTAGTGAATTTATTTTTGATTGAATATCTCTGATTTTTTCTTTGACTATTTCCAGTTCGCTATTTGTGTCATTTTCCTCTTGAAAAAACTTATACGCTTCCGAAATCCCCAATGGAAGAGATTGTGTACATGTCGGGCAAACACCTATTTCAGGTTTTTGTTCTTTTTGATTACGAGAAACTCGTAAAAGCACTTTCTTGCGCTCTAATAGAAATCCTAATTCATTACACTTCAAGACATACTCATTTTCCTCTTGAGTTAAAGCGTCATAATTTTTTGCATAGTCTTGAATATAATTTTTTGAGTCGTCTATAAACTTTTCATCGCTCCATTTTGTAAGCTGGATATCGTCATTCTTTGTAGCCAATTTCTCCAAAGAAGAAATTTCGGATAATTTGGTTTTCAACTTTGCCTCAAGCTCATGTCGCTTAACCCTTTCTGTCGACGACTCAAGACCCAAATAGAAATCAAGATAATCTTCTTTAAAGTTTTTATAGAACTCTAGACCACTAAATGATTTTCTGAGATAAACCCATCCAACAGATTGAGATATATAATAAGGCAGAAATATTGTTTCTATAGAAGCTGGTTTGTATTCATTTTTGCTTTCCAGCAAAAGGTTAAACTCAAATAATTCACTAATAAATGTTTTTACTTTAGTATGTTCAACCGCTCTATTGCCATTTATGCCGCTAAATCTTTTTATAAGTCCAGCGCCCACTTTTATATAAATCGTGTCATCATCCCTAATTATAATAAGCTTTTCATCAATGTTTTCTCTCCTTAAAATGCAATCAAGCCTAAATATTGTTTTCTCTTTTAGAATATCAGCTAGATAATTGTTTCCATCATTTATTCCAAAAGTATAAAGTAGAGATAGAAACAGAGTACTCTTTCCAGAGGTGTTTCGTCCGTGAACAATATTTACGCCGTCGCCAAAATGCGTAAAAAAGCATTTTGACAGTTTATCGGAGTAAGCTAAAAGGCTTTGGTATTTAAGGTGCGTGTTCATATTATCCTTT
The Niastella koreensis GR20-10 genome window above contains:
- a CDS encoding recombinase family protein, with the translated sequence MKIPAVEYHRVSRERQSEEGYGLDASKADIHSFLMSHDKYEVHKVFVEVECGDRNNRPELAKALNYCKRHKAVLLVAKLDRLSRRVSMISTLLESNIQFWVVAYPTINPKENPFFFQMLAIAAELELKHLRERTKAGLAVAKSKGVVLGCNGKVLAEKNKKAADDFALHMSPELLKAKAEGLSLRATAENWNYRHIPTARGNGCQWDATTVYHLSKRIERISNNQTV
- a CDS encoding SymE family type I addiction module toxin, with the translated sequence MQEHVEQFTTKEELFKHVDKILQENGTYRIDYAEDRATLYYSYPEPERLYTVLKGDDKDSLLFYIPTHGGNIPVQLDKGDTLIFESEEEDDGKVWFSYPKRLIGREAEDMEDAIGYTEFSSLLEMDACGLIENNNSIAPSEPIQIAPCKPVIKKTVPRIRTSKKCDTITKVPDLYVDYKMDGAEERSIKRAKKLFEKMEDALGDVTNISQYMNKYDETCIRTLKVSEVHYLTSRHNYKSAASIRLSGKWLEKVGFQIGDSIQIVAINGMLLIVPVALPFAPHELDPENSWPAY
- a CDS encoding helix-turn-helix domain-containing protein is translated as MKNVLMQVLRETHGYNKKQIADKLGMTPQDYIELETSLVAMTPEQAYQLAAVYNIHQEYFLESSRQLELLLTRNAVVQQQQSEIEHFRQFMFIHKELFLDSVWKKKTEVNDENVSDEQEITHQ
- a CDS encoding tyrosine-type recombinase/integrase codes for the protein MSLSDMQCRAAKPQTKPYKLFDSDGLYLEVLPSGVKSWRLKYSIHEKEKRMALGIYPNVPLIEARQKKTEAKALVEQGLDPILVRIEQKQIAALAQADTFEKMALEWYEKQIDNWKSSYAEKMKHYLERYIFHKIGGFPLHAIKPLMMLNCLQEIEKTNPDMSRRLKGACSQIFKYAIATGRGENDPTYGLEVAFKKFKKGHYASITVDEFPDFIVKLYDYRDRINRKTFLALRLMLLTFVRTQELIHAKKTEFDLINKKWVIPGERMKRGLPHIVPLSRQAVEIVKELITLSGYREYLLPGYFKPREPMCNHTLLMAIKRMGYKGRMTGHGFRSLALGILKEKLHYSHDVADRQLAHVPKSSVDRAYDRAQFLPQRIEMMQNYADYIDKTYLEELARQMSKT
- a CDS encoding RNA polymerase sigma factor, whose protein sequence is MNKKLHINEQLLIDLLCANNCKAFEFVHDTFSPALHGSLIDLVETDKENASHILEDGFSAVWQIVHQSYDQRQQQLFSWLLHMMHQLAMVALKQLNRWPSADELERLSLCLRRKLSTMNVSQRHVIELMYDQGYCKARIASALNIPIETVDHLLKSGFRELKAYLKTFI
- a CDS encoding helix-turn-helix domain-containing protein, which gives rise to MNSIGQTIETLRRKKRMKQGELAQKANITQSYLSMIESDKAEASTSTLSAIAEVLGVPYQLLVMASLSVTQISEDKKETYYKVVPLIQEMIDSYFLKKEN